One region of Drosophila teissieri strain GT53w chromosome 2L, Prin_Dtei_1.1, whole genome shotgun sequence genomic DNA includes:
- the LOC122626234 gene encoding peptidyl-alpha-hydroxyglycine alpha-amidating lyase 1 isoform X3, producing the protein MHSTDSAKCQGSKSLAICCLLLHLLLFIRPAVSQTQSSPRYLQNADNNSNNNERLHQILKGSGAGSGATQLNWPQPSKQTNHDIKTELAKLNSTYVYQNAWPANNVKLGAVTAVSFDLAGNVVIFHRVDRVWGQNTFDYMNQFQEKYRGPIRESTVLALEPATGKVQYDWGKNFFYMPHGLTVDPEDNVWLTDVAMHQVFKFPPRGGDGKPVLTLGDAFQPGSGRKFCKPTSVAVLDNGDFFVADGYCNARILKYSREGELILSWGRNSFSGISYDVAPKNFFAIPHALTLVPELQLLCAADRENGRVQCFSWNNGTFHSQYHNQLIGDRLFSMAYTPAAGGQLVIVNGPAAELGIHPEHYNEVHGFVLSMRSKQLVSKFGPNNLEFQNPHDVAVTADGNEIYVAELNPMRIHKFVHRSLAKPMSLSATKDSSNSAISRAVVMNQATPEAVHHPSGKAILVASLMLLFAGSTFALALIFARRRKRGNQANSSATSSDLVYRKLTASNQSCLPFGARSRRHAWEKSDGFKLGGLLDRDRNGFEKLDQQASDEEQETKTLASAQYA; encoded by the exons ATGCATTCCACCGACAGCGCCAAGTGCCAGGGCAGCAAGTCCTTGGCAATCTGTTGCCTGCTTCTGCACCTCCTACTCTTTATCCGACCAGCAGTGTCGCAG ACTCAAAGTTCGCCGCGTTATCTGCAGAATGCGGACAacaacagtaacaacaacGAACGCCTGCATCAGATTCTCAAGGGATCCGGGGCAGGATCGGGTGCCACGCAGCTTAACTGGCCTCAGCCGTCTAAGCAAACTAATCACGACATCAAGACTGAGCTGGCCAAGCTGAACAGCA CTTACGTCTACCAGAACGCCTGGCCGGCAAACAATGTTAAACTGGGTGCAGTGACAGCCGTAAGTTTCGACCTGGCCGGCAACGTGGTCATCTTCCATCGCGTGGACCGCGTTTGGGGACAGAACACTTTCGACTACATGAACCAGTTCCAGGAGAAGTACCGCGGACCCATAAGAGAGAGCACCGTTCTCGCACTGGAGCCCGCAACAGGCAAAGTGCAATATGACTGGGGAAAGAACTT TTTTTATATGCCACATGGCCTAACCGTGGACCCCGAAGACAACGTGTGGCTAACAGACGTTGCCATGCACCAGGTTTTCAAGTTCCCGCCCCGTGGAGGCGATGGAAAACCAGTGCTGACTCTGGGCGATGCCTTCCAGCCCGGCTCCGGACGAAAATTCTGCAAGCCCACCTCGGTGGCGGTTTTGGATAATGGCGACTTCTTCGTGGCGGATGGATACTGCAATGCCCGCATTCTTAAGTACTCACGAGAAGGCGAACTCATCCTCTCCTGGGGACGGAACAGCTTTTCTGGCATATCCTACGACGTGGCGCCCAAGAACTTCTTCGCGATTCCCCACGCTCTGACTCTTGTCCCAGAGTTGCAGCTGCTCTGCGCAGCTGATAGGGAGAATGGGCGGGTACAGTGCTTCTCCTGGAACAATGGCACCTTTCACTCGCAGTACCACAACCAGCTGATAGGGGACCGCCTCTTTAGCATGGCTTACACCCCGGCAGCGG GTGGGCAGCTGGTCATTGTGAACGGACCAGCCGCCGAGTTAGGCATACATCCTGAGCACTATAACGAGGTGCACGGCTTCGTGCTAAGTATGCGCAGCAAGCAACTGGTGTCTAAGTTCGGTCCCAATAACCTGGAGTTCCAGAACCCACACGACGTGGCCGTTACAGCCGACGGCAATGAGATCTACGTGGCCGAGCTGAACCCTATGCGCATCCACAAGTTCGTGCACCGATCGCTCGCCAAACCAATGTCCTTGTCGGCCACCAAGGACTCTAGCAACAGCGCTATTAGCCGAGCTGTGGTAATGAACCAGGCTACTCCAGAGGCTGTGCACCACCCCAGTGGCAAAGCCATTCTAGTTGCTTCGCTTATGCTCCTTTTTGCCGGCTCTACCTTTGCCTTGGCTTTGATCTTCGCGCGGCGAAGGAAACGAGGTAACCAAGCGAACAGCTCCGCTACGTCCAGCGACCTGGTGTACCGAAAGCTGACTGCTTCCAACCAGA GTTGCCTCCCTTTCGGAGCTCGCAGTCGTCGTCACGCGTGGGAGAAAAGCGATGGCTTCAAGCTGGGCGGACTTCTCGATCGGGATCGCAACGGATTCGAGAAGCTGGACCAGCAGGCCAGCGACGAAGAGCAGGAGACGAAGACACTGGCGAGTGCCCAGTATGCCTAG
- the LOC122626234 gene encoding peptidyl-alpha-hydroxyglycine alpha-amidating lyase 1 isoform X1 encodes MHSTDSAKCQGSKSLAICCLLLHLLLFIRPAVSQTQSSPRYLQNADNNSNNNERLHQILKGSGAGSGATQLNWPQPSKQTNHDIKTELAKLNSTYVYQNAWPANNVKLGAVTAVSFDLAGNVVIFHRVDRVWGQNTFDYMNQFQEKYRGPIRESTVLALEPATGKVQYDWGKNFFYMPHGLTVDPEDNVWLTDVAMHQVFKFPPRGGDGKPVLTLGDAFQPGSGRKFCKPTSVAVLDNGDFFVADGYCNARILKYSREGELILSWGRNSFSGISYDVAPKNFFAIPHALTLVPELQLLCAADRENGRVQCFSWNNGTFHSQYHNQLIGDRLFSMAYTPAAGGQLVIVNGPAAELGIHPEHYNEVHGFVLSMRSKQLVSKFGPNNLEFQNPHDVAVTADGNEIYVAELNPMRIHKFVHRSLAKPMSLSATKDSSNSAISRAVVMNQATPEAVHHPSGKAILVASLMLLFAGSTFALALIFARRRKRGCLPFGARSRRHAWEKSDGFKLGGLLDRDRNGFEKLDQQASDEEQETKTLASAQYA; translated from the exons ATGCATTCCACCGACAGCGCCAAGTGCCAGGGCAGCAAGTCCTTGGCAATCTGTTGCCTGCTTCTGCACCTCCTACTCTTTATCCGACCAGCAGTGTCGCAG ACTCAAAGTTCGCCGCGTTATCTGCAGAATGCGGACAacaacagtaacaacaacGAACGCCTGCATCAGATTCTCAAGGGATCCGGGGCAGGATCGGGTGCCACGCAGCTTAACTGGCCTCAGCCGTCTAAGCAAACTAATCACGACATCAAGACTGAGCTGGCCAAGCTGAACAGCA CTTACGTCTACCAGAACGCCTGGCCGGCAAACAATGTTAAACTGGGTGCAGTGACAGCCGTAAGTTTCGACCTGGCCGGCAACGTGGTCATCTTCCATCGCGTGGACCGCGTTTGGGGACAGAACACTTTCGACTACATGAACCAGTTCCAGGAGAAGTACCGCGGACCCATAAGAGAGAGCACCGTTCTCGCACTGGAGCCCGCAACAGGCAAAGTGCAATATGACTGGGGAAAGAACTT TTTTTATATGCCACATGGCCTAACCGTGGACCCCGAAGACAACGTGTGGCTAACAGACGTTGCCATGCACCAGGTTTTCAAGTTCCCGCCCCGTGGAGGCGATGGAAAACCAGTGCTGACTCTGGGCGATGCCTTCCAGCCCGGCTCCGGACGAAAATTCTGCAAGCCCACCTCGGTGGCGGTTTTGGATAATGGCGACTTCTTCGTGGCGGATGGATACTGCAATGCCCGCATTCTTAAGTACTCACGAGAAGGCGAACTCATCCTCTCCTGGGGACGGAACAGCTTTTCTGGCATATCCTACGACGTGGCGCCCAAGAACTTCTTCGCGATTCCCCACGCTCTGACTCTTGTCCCAGAGTTGCAGCTGCTCTGCGCAGCTGATAGGGAGAATGGGCGGGTACAGTGCTTCTCCTGGAACAATGGCACCTTTCACTCGCAGTACCACAACCAGCTGATAGGGGACCGCCTCTTTAGCATGGCTTACACCCCGGCAGCGG GTGGGCAGCTGGTCATTGTGAACGGACCAGCCGCCGAGTTAGGCATACATCCTGAGCACTATAACGAGGTGCACGGCTTCGTGCTAAGTATGCGCAGCAAGCAACTGGTGTCTAAGTTCGGTCCCAATAACCTGGAGTTCCAGAACCCACACGACGTGGCCGTTACAGCCGACGGCAATGAGATCTACGTGGCCGAGCTGAACCCTATGCGCATCCACAAGTTCGTGCACCGATCGCTCGCCAAACCAATGTCCTTGTCGGCCACCAAGGACTCTAGCAACAGCGCTATTAGCCGAGCTGTGGTAATGAACCAGGCTACTCCAGAGGCTGTGCACCACCCCAGTGGCAAAGCCATTCTAGTTGCTTCGCTTATGCTCCTTTTTGCCGGCTCTACCTTTGCCTTGGCTTTGATCTTCGCGCGGCGAAGGAAACGAG GTTGCCTCCCTTTCGGAGCTCGCAGTCGTCGTCACGCGTGGGAGAAAAGCGATGGCTTCAAGCTGGGCGGACTTCTCGATCGGGATCGCAACGGATTCGAGAAGCTGGACCAGCAGGCCAGCGACGAAGAGCAGGAGACGAAGACACTGGCGAGTGCCCAGTATGCCTAG
- the LOC122626234 gene encoding peptidyl-alpha-hydroxyglycine alpha-amidating lyase 1 isoform X2, whose amino-acid sequence MHSTDSAKCQGSKSLAICCLLLHLLLFIRPAVSQTQSSPRYLQNADNNSNNNERLHQILKGSGAGSGATQLNWPQPSKQTNHDIKTELAKLNSTYVYQNAWPANNVKLGAVTAVSFDLAGNVVIFHRVDRVWGQNTFDYMNQFQEKYRGPIRESTVLALEPATGKVQYDWGKNFFYMPHGLTVDPEDNVWLTDVAMHQVFKFPPRGGDGKPVLTLGDAFQPGSGRKFCKPTSVAVLDNGDFFVADGYCNARILKYSREGELILSWGRNSFSGISYDVAPKNFFAIPHALTLVPELQLLCAADRENGRVQCFSWNNGTFHSQYHNQLIGDRLFSMAYTPAAGGQLVIVNGPAAELGIHPEHYNEVHGFVLSMRSKQLVSKFGPNNLEFQNPHDVAVTADGNEIYVAELNPMRIHKFVHRSLAKPMSLSATKDSSNSAISRAVVMNQATPEAVHHPSGKAILVASLMLLFAGSTFALALIFARRRKRVHARSQIYA is encoded by the exons ATGCATTCCACCGACAGCGCCAAGTGCCAGGGCAGCAAGTCCTTGGCAATCTGTTGCCTGCTTCTGCACCTCCTACTCTTTATCCGACCAGCAGTGTCGCAG ACTCAAAGTTCGCCGCGTTATCTGCAGAATGCGGACAacaacagtaacaacaacGAACGCCTGCATCAGATTCTCAAGGGATCCGGGGCAGGATCGGGTGCCACGCAGCTTAACTGGCCTCAGCCGTCTAAGCAAACTAATCACGACATCAAGACTGAGCTGGCCAAGCTGAACAGCA CTTACGTCTACCAGAACGCCTGGCCGGCAAACAATGTTAAACTGGGTGCAGTGACAGCCGTAAGTTTCGACCTGGCCGGCAACGTGGTCATCTTCCATCGCGTGGACCGCGTTTGGGGACAGAACACTTTCGACTACATGAACCAGTTCCAGGAGAAGTACCGCGGACCCATAAGAGAGAGCACCGTTCTCGCACTGGAGCCCGCAACAGGCAAAGTGCAATATGACTGGGGAAAGAACTT TTTTTATATGCCACATGGCCTAACCGTGGACCCCGAAGACAACGTGTGGCTAACAGACGTTGCCATGCACCAGGTTTTCAAGTTCCCGCCCCGTGGAGGCGATGGAAAACCAGTGCTGACTCTGGGCGATGCCTTCCAGCCCGGCTCCGGACGAAAATTCTGCAAGCCCACCTCGGTGGCGGTTTTGGATAATGGCGACTTCTTCGTGGCGGATGGATACTGCAATGCCCGCATTCTTAAGTACTCACGAGAAGGCGAACTCATCCTCTCCTGGGGACGGAACAGCTTTTCTGGCATATCCTACGACGTGGCGCCCAAGAACTTCTTCGCGATTCCCCACGCTCTGACTCTTGTCCCAGAGTTGCAGCTGCTCTGCGCAGCTGATAGGGAGAATGGGCGGGTACAGTGCTTCTCCTGGAACAATGGCACCTTTCACTCGCAGTACCACAACCAGCTGATAGGGGACCGCCTCTTTAGCATGGCTTACACCCCGGCAGCGG GTGGGCAGCTGGTCATTGTGAACGGACCAGCCGCCGAGTTAGGCATACATCCTGAGCACTATAACGAGGTGCACGGCTTCGTGCTAAGTATGCGCAGCAAGCAACTGGTGTCTAAGTTCGGTCCCAATAACCTGGAGTTCCAGAACCCACACGACGTGGCCGTTACAGCCGACGGCAATGAGATCTACGTGGCCGAGCTGAACCCTATGCGCATCCACAAGTTCGTGCACCGATCGCTCGCCAAACCAATGTCCTTGTCGGCCACCAAGGACTCTAGCAACAGCGCTATTAGCCGAGCTGTGGTAATGAACCAGGCTACTCCAGAGGCTGTGCACCACCCCAGTGGCAAAGCCATTCTAGTTGCTTCGCTTATGCTCCTTTTTGCCGGCTCTACCTTTGCCTTGGCTTTGATCTTCGCGCGGCGAAGGAAACGAG TGCACGCCAGATCGCAGATCTATGCATGA
- the LOC122626239 gene encoding uncharacterized protein LOC122626239, which produces MSQIDLNKSIEIITKTEELADKILVNKQELTVMDKRRQETRQAMRLMEKSEDKKVWITIGSMLVKMEREKALDLLKKDQQQIEQQINLIYSDQKVLVNKHRDLEFKSPFSGTHLKPLEKKEFDALKANLPLL; this is translated from the exons ATGTCGCAAATAGATCTGAACAAAAGTATTGAGATAATAACCAAAACCGAGGAGTTGGCCGATAAAATTCTGGTCAACAAGCAGGAACTGACGGTAATGGATAAACGCCGCCAGGAAACCCGGCAGGCAATGCGGCTGATGGAAAAGTCGGAGGACAAAAAAGTTTGGATCACGATTGGCAGTATGCTAGTCAAAATGGAGCGAGAAAAGGCATTGGACCTGCTCAAGAAAG ATCAACAGCAAATAGAGCAGCAAATCAATCTGATATACTCAGATCAGAAAGTTCTGGTCAACAAACATCGCGATTTGGAGTTCAAATCGCCCTTCTCGGGAACACATCTTAAGCCCTTAGAAAAGAAGGAGTTCGACGCTCTGAAAGCTAATCTCCCATTGCTGtga